One Oryza brachyantha chromosome 3, ObraRS2, whole genome shotgun sequence DNA segment encodes these proteins:
- the LOC102720693 gene encoding metal tolerance protein 2 codes for MGFRFAHLAAGAARAAASSSSRGGPHTASARRALLAPLASASPWEPTGNGHCLVPARGHVGHSHSHHSGEEGGEASERVFRLGLAADVVLTVGKAVTGYLSGSTAVAADAAHSLSDIVLSGVALLSYKAAKAPRDKEHPYGHGKFESLGALGISSMLLVTAGGIAWHAFDVLQGVMSSAPEIIGSISHSHHSHGSSGHHHGIDLEHPILALSVTAFAISVKEGLYWITKRAGEKEGSGLMKANAWHHRADAISSVVALIGVGGSILGVPYLDPLAGLVVSGMILKAGVQTGYESVLELVDAAVDPSLLLPIKETILKVDGVKGCHRLRGRKAGTSLYLDVHIEVYPFLSVSAAHDIGETVRHQIQKSHNQVAEVFIHIDPSYSVESNMDKKGFWENIERRNSDSIPRQQTAEAIVSHIISSHFSKKMSLEHLMLHYLQGRVLLQVQVSMSPEIMIRDAMNIAKQAEEEILKADSSISQVSVQLRLGQQIKQLKLPGGIDTSSNQQAEEP; via the exons ATGGGCTTCCGCTTcgcccacctcgccgccggcgcggcccgcgccgcggcctcctcctccagccgaGGGGGCCCACACACGGCCTCtgcccgccgcgcgctcctCGCCCCTctcgcctcggcctcgccgtggGAGCCGACCGGGAACGGGCACTGTCTCGTCCCGGCCCGCGGCCACGTGGGCCACTCCCACTCCCACCAcagcggcgaggagggaggcgaggcgtcGGAGAGGGTCTTCCGGCTGGGGCTCGCGGCCGACGTCGTCCTCACCGTCGGGAAGGCCGTCACCGGCTACCTCTCCGGCAGTACGGCGGTCGCCGCTGACGCCGCCCACTCCCTCTCCGACATT GTGCTGAGCGGGGTGGCTCTGCTGTCGTACAAGGCGGCCAAGGCTCCCAGAGATAAGGAGCACCCGTATG GTCATGGAAAGTTCGAGAGTTTAGGAGCTCTTGGAATTTCAAGTATGTTATTGGTTACTGCAGGTGGGATTGCCTGGCATGCTTTTGACGTTCTTCAG GGAGTTATGTCTTCTGCTCCTGAGATTATCGGCAGCATATCGCATTCTCATCACAGCCATGGTAGCAGTGGGCATCACCATGGGATAGATTTGGAACATCCCATCCTTGCACTGAGCGTGACAGCTTTTGCAATATCTGTCAAAGAAGG GCTATATTGGATCACAAAAAGAGCtggagaaaaggaagggagtgGGTTGATGAAAGCTAATGCCTGGCATCACCGTGCTGATGCTATTTCTTCTGTTGTTGCCCTAATAGGGGTAG GTGGCTCCATTCTTGGAGTTCCTTATCTTGATCCACTAGCTGGACTTGTTGTCTCAGGCATGATTCTTAAAGCTGGTGTTCAGACTGGATATGAGAG TGTACTGGAACTAGTTGATGCAGCTGTGGATCCATCACTTCTACTGCCAATCAAGGAAACAATTTTGAAGGTTGATGGTGTTAAG GGGTGCCATCGGTTGAGGGGAAGGAAAGCTGGGACCTCCTTATATCTCGATGTGCATATTGAG gtATATCCTTTTTTGAGTGTCAGTGCAGCACATGATATTGGTGAGACTGTCCGTCATCAAATACAGAAGTCGCATAATCAAGTTGCTGAGGTTTTCATACACATAG ATCCTTCGTATTCAGTGGAATCCAACATGGACAAAAAGGGATTTTGGGAGAATATAGAGAGAAGGAACTCAGATTCTATCCCGCGGCAACAAACGGCAGAAGCCATTGTGTCTCATATAATTTCCTCCCATTTCTCAAAG AAAATGTCACTTGAACACCTAATGCTGCATTACTTGCAAGGACGAGTGCTACTTCAGGTCCAGGTTTCAATGTCTCCAGAAATTATGATCCG TGATGCAATGAATATTGCAAAGCAAGCCGAAGAGGAGATACTGAAGGCTGATTCCAGCATAAGTCAAGTAAGCGTACAGCTAAGATTGGGGCAACAAATTAAGCAACTTAAGCTGCCAGGAGGCATAGATACATCGAGCAATCAACAGGCAGAAGAGCCGTAG
- the LOC102720970 gene encoding uncharacterized protein LOC102720970: protein MEASAKMEPLEPEDGDGHQSDATDDDSPPRICIGKAYQAEIPNLATEDERRQYMSNTPDSCMALGYDCPIPIMWASSSESNKKDEEMQMHNSSETKITASNRDVYSQMTSICPISNNTVEHCSTYHDQHPELPVDQKVSDTQQGHDDKLAPCSTQGGLNFTDKATTDQGEIDQLIPVPNSSTSVWSDQEADLFLLGLYIFGKNLLLLSRFIGSKTVGDVLSHYYGNFYKREAYKRWSDCRKARIRRCILGERIFIGWRRQELISRLKSKILQEDHDLLDEMFKSFNEGQTSLADFVFNLKSTVGTEAFVEAVAIGKGKDDLTGFVMDPSKPNHVLSIQPGMPAGKDCSSLASEDIIKFLTGDFRRSKTRSNDLFWEAVWPRLLARGWHSEKPNDVSTTKNCLVFIVPGIQRFSRSELTKGTHYFDSVSDVLKKVVADPVLLELEVDEMGNPVTADNNGCDAEMKLNQDVPSDGYNEPPKFTIIDTSLVQGEEPSQVRELRNLPADANISFGPLHNSHDMLSDSSSDEHDTDDISPNYEEPYARVAADGNGTEMVSANNADNGKQADSFQNMAATSCSVFPVNGHSSNGNVDTIGVTSFFSQKSKNEKRKYLSPVTKRRRLTSCSNDQTSRRGFSFSKGVGLEKEKVKLPSTSSRPTAIDAGATFQSKSLASCSSKEKPSKQIVDASNSHANDRSNEKMNVAKPNEKPSGRKVDTLASVHSKTTVEATQPAKGAAQTTVEGTHPAKGVAQSSDLVIRAKPEAQQDDKTITSVHTPSSDNHGSVVKNKEAPSNSNTQTIHDAPETTRGGPASPQQPDPQAPSQAMNPRRQGTRVRPPTARALEAVAFGLLGGGKRKADPRSPTGTSRPRQRARKSTKETASMSTSSDTEKSSMDSGARQ, encoded by the exons ATGGAGGCTTCTGCTAAG ATGGAGCCACTTGAACCTGAAGATGGTGATGGACACCAATCAGATGCTACAGATGATGACTCACCACCGCGTATATGCATTGGAAAAGCTTACCAGGCAGAGATCCCTAATCTGGCCACAGAGGATGAGCGTCGCCAGTACATGAGCAACACACCTGATAGTTGCATGGCACTTGGTTATGATTGCCCTATACCAATTATGTGGGCATCGTCAAGTGAATCCAATAAGAAGGATGAGGAAATGCAAATGCATAATTCTTCAGAAACCAAAATTACAGCAAGTAACAGAGATGTGTATAGCCAAATGACCTCGATTTGCCCAATCAGTAATAACACAGTCGAACACTGTTCAACATATCATGATCAACATCCAGAGCTACCAGTTGATCAGAAAGTATCTGATACTCAACAAGGACATGACGATAAATTAGCACCATGTTCCACTCAAGGGGGTCTAAACTTCACTGATAAAGCCACAACAGATCAAGGAGAAATTGATCAATTAATTCCAGTGCCTAACTCATCCACTTCCGTTTGGAGTGATCAGGAAGCAGACTTGTTTCTCCTTGGTCTCTacatttttggcaaaaatctGCTGCTGTTGAGCAGATTTATAGGTAGTAAGACTGTCGGGGATGTGCTTTCCCACTATTACGGAAATTTCTACAAAAGAGAAGCGTATAAAAGATGGTCAGACTGCAGAAAAGCAAGAATCAGGAGATGCATTCTTGGGGAACGCATTTTTATAGGTTGGCGAAGGCAGGAGCTTATATCTCGCCTTAAATCTAAAATCCTTCAAGAAGATCATGATCTGTTGGATGAG ATGTTCAAATCTTTCAATGAAGGCCAAACATCATTAGCGGATTTTGTCTTTAATCTGAAATCCACTGTTGGAACAGAAGCTTTTGTTGAGGCAGTTGCGATTGGTAAAGGGAAGGATGATTTGACTGGATTTGTTATGGACCCATCTAAACCAAACCATGTCCTTTCTATTCAACCTGGCATGCCTGCAGGCAAAGATTGTTCCTCTCTTGCTTCAGAAGAtataatcaaatttttaacaGGTGATTTCAGAAGAAGCAAAACAAGATCAAACGATCTTTTTTGGGAAGCTGTCTGGCCTCGTTTGCTTGCAAGAGGATGGCACTCAGAGAAGCCAAACGATGTCAGCACAACCAAGAATTGCCTTGTATTTATTGTGCCTGGTATCCAAAGGTTTTCAAGAAGTGAACTCACTAAAGGCACTCATTATTTTGACTCTGTCAGTGATGTCCTTAAGAAAGTGGTAGCAGACCCTGTTCTTCTTGAGCTAGAGGTTGATGAAATGGGCAATCCTGTTACTGCTGATAATAATGGCTGTGATGCCGAGATGAAACTGAACCAAGATGTCCCTTCGGATGGCTACAACGAGCCTCCAAAGTTTACAATAATTGATACTAGCTTGGTCCAAGGGGAAGAGCCCTCACAAGTGAGGGAGCTGAGGAACTTACCTGCTGATGCAAATATTAGTTTTGGTCCTTTGCATAATTCACATGATATGCTGAGTGACAGTTCCTCAGATGAACATGACACAGATGACATATCTCCAAATTACGAGGAACCATATGCACGAGTTGCAGCTGATGGAAATGGCACCGAAATGGTTTCAGCCAACAACGCAGATAATGGAAAGCAAGCGGACTCTTTTCAAAACATGGCAGCTACATCATGTTCAGTTTTTCCTGTTAATGGCCATTCTTCTAACGGTAATGTTGACACAATTGGTGTGACAAGCTTCTTTTCCcagaaatcaaaaaatgaaaagcGCAAATACTTATCCCCAGTGACAAAGCGCAGAAGACTAACTAGCTGTAGCAATGACCAGACCAGTCGACGGGGATTTTCTTTCTCAAAAGGCGTTGGtttagaaaaagagaaagtcAAGCTTCCATCAACATCATCAAGACCAACTGCTATTGATGCTGGTGCTACTTTTCAATCCAAATCACTTGCGAGCTGTTCTTCCAAGGAGAAGCCATCTAAGCAGATAGTGGATGCATCAAACTCTCATGCCAATGACAGGTCAAATGAGAAGATGAATGTGGCGAAGCCAAATGAGAAGCCATCTGGGCGTAAGGTAGATACACTGGCTTCTGTTCATTCAAAGACCACCGTTGAGGCTACACAACCTGCCAAAGGAGCAGCTCAGACCACCGTTGAGGGTACACATCCTGCCAAAGGAGTAGCTCAGTCTAGTGATTTGGTTATTCGGGCTAAACCGGAGGCACAACAGGATGATAAGACTATCACAAGTGTACACACCCCTTCATCGGACAATCACGGTAGCGTCGTCAAGAATAAGGAAGCTCCTTCTAATTCAAACACTCAGACGATTCATGACGCTCCGGAAACAACAAGAGGAGGCCCTGCTAGCCCTCAGCAGCCCGATCCTCAGGCGCCCTCACAGGCGATGAATCCTCGGAGGCAAGGAACCAGAGTCAGGCCTCCCACGGCAAGAGCCCTTGAAGCGGTCGCCTTTGGGCTCCTCGGAGGCGGGAAGCGCAAGGCTGACCCCAGAAGCCCTACTGGAACAAGCAGGCCTCGTCAGCGAGCTCGCAAGTCCACCAAGGAGACAGCTTCCATGTCTACCAGCAGTGACACCGAGAAGTCGAGCATGGACTCTGGAGCTCGCCAATGA
- the LOC102709543 gene encoding nuclear cap-binding protein subunit 1, with protein MSAGWRTLLLRIGDRCPEYAGSADHKEHIETCYGVLCREYEHSKDAIFEFFLQCADQLPHKIPFFGVLIGLINLENEDFAKDIVNTTHANLLDALHNENRDRIRILLRFLCGLMCSKVVLPNSIIETFETLLSSAATILDEETGNPSWQPCADFYVYCILASLPWGGSELFEQVPDEFERVLVGIQSYISIRRHFDDIAFSVFETDEGNSPNKKDFIEDLWERIQVLSRNGWKVKSVPKPHLSFEAQLVAGVSHRFSPISCPPPTISQSSSEIVKGQEKHEADLKYPQRLRRLHIFPTNKAENMQPVDRFVVEECILDVLLFFNGCRKECAFYLVSLPVPFRYEYLMAETIFSQLLLLPNPPFRPIYYTLVIIDLCKALPGAFPSVVVGAVHALFERISNMDMECRTRLILWFSHHLSNFQFIWPWQEWAYVKDLPKWAPQRVFVQEVLEREIRLSYFDKIKQSIEDAAELEELLPPKAGPNFRYHSDEGKESTDGHRLSKELVGMVRGKKTVRDIILWVEEQIIPANGAKFALDVVSQTLLDIGSKSFTHLITVLERYNQIISKLCPNEEMQLLLMDEVSAYWKNSTQMIAITIDRMMVYRLISNLAIVKWVFSPANVDQFHVSDRPWEILRNAVSKTYNRIYDLRKEIQTLRKGLQAAKEASEKANRELEEAKSIIEIVDGQPVPVEKPGRLKRLQTRADTMKEEEVTTEESLEAKDALLVRGLEESKELLRLLFKSFVDVLTERLPPISADGEVPNLRAGDPNVNSAASAPEATMDIDNENGADNDSQLNGQNTKVGHNVGELEQWCLCTLGYLKSFSRQYATEIWSHMSMLDQEVFVGDIHPLIRKAAFSGLCRPTSEGSHL; from the exons ATGAGCGCGGGCTGGAggacgctgctgctgcggatCGGCGACAGGTGCCCCGAGTACGCGGGCTCCGCCGACCACAAGGAGCACATC gAAACTTGTTATGGTGTCCTTTGTCGAGAATATGAACATTCCAAAGATGCCATTTTTGAG TTTTTCCTTCAGTGTGCAGACCAATTGCCTCACAAGATCCCTTTCTTTGGAGTATTG ATAGGTTTGATAAACTTGGAAAATGAAGATTTTGCCAAGGATATTGTCAATACCACGCATGCCAATTTACTG GATGCCTTGCATAATGAAAATCGTGATAGAATCAGGATATTGCTGCGATTTCTCTGTGGCCTG ATGTGCAGCAAAGTTGTCCTGCCAAATTCTATTATCGAAACATTTGAGACACTATTATCATCTGCCGCAACAATATTAGATGAGGAAACTGGAAATCCTTCGTGGCAACCATGTGCTGATTTCTATGTGTATTGTATTTTGGCTTCCCTTCCATGGGGTGGCTCAGAATTGTTTGAG CAAGTTCCAGATGAATTTGAGAGAGTTCTGGTTGGTATACAGTCTTATATAAGCATCAGAAGGCATTTTGATGATATTGCTTTCTCAGTCTTTGAAACAGATGAAGGCAACTCTCCCAACAAAAAG GATTTCATTGAAGATTTATGGGAGCGTATTCAAGTTCTTTCTCGCAACGGGTGGAAGGTTAAGAGTG TTCCAAAACCTCACTTATCATTTGAAGCCCAGCTGGTAGCTGGTGTCTCTCACCGTTTCTCCCCAATTAGTTGCCCCCCACCTACTATCTCACAATCATCCTCTGAAATAGTAAAAGGTCAAGAGAAACATGAAGCTGATCTGAAGTACCCTCAAAGGCTTCGTAGGCTTCACATATTTCCAACAAATAAAGCCGAG AACATGCAACCTGTAGATCGTTTTGTTGTTGAAGAATGCATATTGGACGTGCTACTTTTCTTCAATGGATG CCGCAAAGAATGTGCATTTTATCTGGTCAGCTTACCTGTGCCTTTCCGTTATGAATACCTGATGGCTGAGACCATATTTTCACAG CTACTGTTATTGCCGAATCCCCCTTTCAGGCCAATTTACTATACTTTGGTTATTATCGACCTTTGCAAG GCATTGCCAGGTGCATTTCCTTCAGTTGTGGTAGGAGCAGTGCATGCTCTTTTTGAAAGAATTAGTAACATGGATATGGAGTGCCGCACCCGACTTATCCTATGGTTTTCACATCATTT GTCAAATTTCCAATTCATTTGGCCTTGGCAGGAATGGGCTTATGTCAAGGACCTTCCAAAATGGGCTCCACAGCGTGTTTTTGTCCAAGAAGTATTAGAAAGGGAAATTCGTTTGTCCTACTTTGACAAAATCAAGCAG AGCATAGAGGACGCCGCTGAATTGGAAGAATTGTTACCCCCAAAAGCTGGGCCTAACTTCAGATATCATAGTGATGAAGGCAAAGAAAGCACTGATGGCCACAGATTGTCCAAGGAACTTGTTGGCATGGTTAGAGGAAAGAAGACAGTACGTGATATTATTTTATGGGTAGAAGAACAAATAATTCCTGCAAATGGTGCCAAATTTGCACTTGATGTTGTTAGCCAGACACTTCTGGACATCGGCTCAAAAAGTTTCACCCATCTTATCACTGTTTTGGAGAGatataatcaaataatatcaAAGCTGTGCCCAAATGAGGAAATGCAGTTATTGTTGATGGATGAAGTCAGTGCTTATTGGAAGAACAGTACCCAGATGATTGCGATAACTATTGATAGGATGATGGTTTATCGCCTAATTTCCAATCTGGCTATAGTCAAATGGGTTTTTTCTCCTGCTAATGTTGATCAGTTTCATGTTTCAGATCGTCCATGGGAG ATTCTTAGAAATGCTGTTAGTAAAACATACAATCGGATTTATGACCTCCGAAAAGAAATTCAGACACTCAGGAAAGGTCTTCAAGCTGCTAAAGAGGCCAGTGAAAAGGCCAACAGAGAGCTGGAGGAGGCTAAATCTATTATTGAGATTGTAGATGGCCAACCAGTGCCGGTTGAAAAACCAGGAAGACTAAAACGACTTCAGACGCGTGCTGACACTATGAAAGAGGAGGAAGTAACCACTGAAGAATCTTTAGAAGCAAAGGATGCCCTCCTTGTTCGGGGACTTGAAGAAAGCAAG GAATTGCTTAGGTTACTGTTCAAGAGCTTTGTTGATGTGTTAACAGAACGTTTGCCACCTATTTCTGCTGATGGAGAGGTTCCTAATTTACGTGCCGGAGATCCAAATGTAAACTCTGCAGCCAGTGCCCCTGAAGCAACTATGGACATAGACAATGAAAATGGAGCAGATAATGATag TCAGCTGAATGGTCAAAACACAAAAGTCGGTCATAATGTTGGAGAGCTTGAGCAATGGTGTCTTTGCACATTGGGCTATCTCAAGTCATTTTCTCGTCAGTATGCTACTGAG ATCTGGTCTCATATGTCGATGTTGGATCAAGAGGTTTTTGTTGGGGATATTCACCCTCTTATCCGGAAAGCTGCTTTCTCCGGTTTGTGCAGACCAACTAGTGAAGGGTCTCACCTTTGA